A region from the Benincasa hispida cultivar B227 chromosome 12, ASM972705v1, whole genome shotgun sequence genome encodes:
- the LOC120068364 gene encoding multicopper oxidase LPR1-like, giving the protein MVLPFLFMFFCLSATVFGDSEELISWKKLAMFVDDLPDMPKLLGFHAQYPNHLQIGMFLKKWKFHRDLPPTSVFAYGISKDTATVPGPTIEAVHGISTYVTWLNHLPPKHILPWDPTIPTAIPASNNGVPTVVHLHGGITAPASDGHATSWFTNGFKDKGPSWTQKTYHYTNQQHPSNLWYHDHAMGLTRVNLLAGLIGAYIIRHPDVEAPLRLPHGREFDRPLLVFDRSFLYNGSIFMNSTGNNPSIHPQWQPEYFGDVIVVNGKAWPRMRVRRRKYRFRIINASNARFFRFFFTNGLRFIQVASDSAYLAKPVVSKAILLAPSEIADVVVDFSKSTSDTVILANDAAYPYPSGDPVNEANSKVMKFYISKNKEVEMQRVPKRLIKYPKPDLSSVSYTRYIAMYEYTSDIDEPTHLYLNGKPYEAPVTEKPKVGSTEIWYVINLTEDNHPLHIHMGLLAALEQTELVHLEEFKDCMTKKNDAVKCKIEEHARGKRIKVNSHEKGWKNVYKMMPGYVTKILVRFSHIHSNASYPFDATAEPGYVYHCHILDHEDNAMMRPLKLVY; this is encoded by the exons ATGGTTTTGCCGTTTCTATTCATGTTTTTCTGTTTATCTGCAACTGTTTTTGGTGATTCCGAGGAGCTTATAAGTTGGAAGAAACTGGCCATGTTCGTTGATGACTTGCCCGACATGCCCAAGCTCCTTGGCTTCCATGCCCAATATCCTAACCATCTCCAGATTGGCATGTTCCTCAAAAAATGG aAATTTCACCGAGATCTTCCCCCAACTTCTGTTTTTGCTTACGGAATTTCCAAGGACACTGCAACAGTTCCTGGTCCCACAATCGAGGCCGTCCACGGCATCTCCACGTATGTGACGTGGCTAAATCACCTCCCTCCAAAGCACATTCTTCCATGGGACCCCACAATTCCGACCGCCATCCCCGCCAGCAACAACGGCGTCCCAACGGTGGTTCATCTCCATGGTGGCATCACCGCGCCGGCTAGCGACGGCCATGCAACCTCATGGTTCACTAATGGCTTCAAGGACAAAGGACCCTCCTGGACCCAAAAGACATATCACTATACCAATCAGCAACACCCTAGCAATCTTTGGTACCATGATCATGCCATGGGGTTGACTAGAGTCAACCTACTCGCTGGCCTCATCGGAGCTTATATAATCCGCCACCCCGACGTCGAGGCCCCGCTCCGGCTCCCCCACGGCCGTGAATTCGACCGACCGTTGCTTGTCTTTGACCGAAGCTTCCTCTACAATGGCTCTATCTTCATGAATTCCACTGGCAACAATCCTTCCATACATCCCCAATGGCAACCTGAATACTTCGGCGACGTTATCGTGGTCAACGGCAAAGCCTGGCCACGTATGAGGGTACGACGTCGCAAGTATCGGTTTCGCATCATAAACGCCAGCAATGCTAGATTCTTCAGATTCTTCTTCACCAATGGCCTTAGATTCATACAGGTGGCATCTGACTCGGCCTACCTTGCAAAACCTGTAGTATCCAAAGCTATCCTACTGGCACCATCTGAGATTGCTGACGTGGTGGTTGATTTTTCAAAGTCAACAAGCGACACAGTCATCCTAGCCAACGACGCAGCCTACCCTTATCCATCTGGCGACCCCGTCAATGAAGCTAACAGCAAAGTGATGAAATTTTACATTTCGAAAAACAAAGAAGTTGAAATGCAGCGTGTTCCCAAGAGACTAATAAAATATCCGAAACCAGATTTATCCAGTGTATCGTATACTCGGTACATTGCCATGTACGAATACACGAGCGACATTGACGAGCCGACCCATCTATACCTAAACGGGAAACCATATGAAGCACCTGTGACAGAGAAGCCAAAGGTAGGCAGCACAGAGATATGGTATGTGATCAATCTAACGGAAGACAATCATCCATTACACATTCACATGGGGCTATTGGCCGCATTGGAACAAACGGAGTTGGTTCACCTGGAAGAATTTAAGGATTGTATGACGAAAAAGAATGATGCAGTGAAGTGCAAAATTGAAGAACATGCACGTGGAAAGAGAATAAAAGTAAATAGTCATGAGAAAGGGTGGAAGAATGTGTACAAGATGATGCCTGGATATGTGACAAAGATACTGGTGAGATTTTCCCACATACACTCGAATGCATCGTACCCATTCGATGCAACTGCAGAACCCGGTTACGTGTACCATTGTCAT ATACTGGATCATGAAGACAATGCGATGATGAGACCATTGAAGCTGGTTTACTGA